Proteins found in one Bremerella volcania genomic segment:
- a CDS encoding YraN family protein produces the protein MLTWIRNFWKPKSLGERGESLACRHLRRQGYTIVARQDRTRLGELDIVAVRQRTVVFVEVKTRAADEKGTPTEAVDEDKQARLTRAALAYMRRHDLLGNCAARFDVIAIVWPDDKTKPTLTHIENAFEATGQFQMFS, from the coding sequence ATGTTGACTTGGATTCGTAACTTCTGGAAACCCAAGTCACTCGGCGAACGAGGCGAATCATTGGCATGCCGTCACCTTCGCCGCCAAGGTTATACGATCGTTGCCCGGCAAGATCGCACGCGCCTGGGTGAACTCGATATCGTCGCCGTCCGACAGCGGACCGTCGTCTTCGTCGAAGTCAAAACCAGAGCGGCCGACGAAAAAGGAACGCCCACCGAAGCGGTTGATGAAGACAAACAAGCACGTCTCACCCGCGCGGCGCTGGCCTATATGCGTCGGCACGACCTACTGGGGAACTGTGCTGCCCGGTTCGACGTGATCGCGATCGTGTGGCCCGACGACAAAACGAAGCCCACCCTGACGCACATCGAAAACGCCTTTGAAGCGACCGGGCAGTTCCAGATGTTTTCCTGA
- a CDS encoding amidase: protein MQRTSPKLWQHGAAQLAHLIASREVSASEVIAAHIDRIEQVNPQINAMTETFFDQAVHAAKRLDDEPSLFEGQPLRGVPISIKECFLVAGGKSTLGMTSPAIVHEEDGPQVARLRDAGGVIMGMTNVPQLMVIHETRNPVYGTTNNPWNLDRSVGGSSGGEAAILAAGGTALGLGSDLGGSIRLPSHFCGVAGLKPTSRRLLRSGAVENLHGMAWLEYQPGPMARHVADLRLAMQVLSRNEPQSTWNDAEVSPLGFDAQTSTDVSSLRIGVYADDGFFSPCPAVKRAIADGIEGLQARGATIVELEPPKTLELLKSYFAIASADGGRDFRRMLKGSKLDPEVARLVRLAALPRWTRPLIAMLVLAPFGKRKMSSLFQASGPRSADSLWQVTYQAAQQVHQVFQAWDQANVDVVLCPVHATPALKPSCAVDMIPAASYSILMNLLGVPCGSVPATRVRLGETSDRTGKLDASERLAAKIEEGSAGLPVGVQVAGRFWREDQVLDVMEVLESHYRTLPIYPDIVDLPKVGKK from the coding sequence ATGCAACGAACGTCCCCCAAGCTCTGGCAGCACGGCGCAGCTCAACTGGCCCACCTGATCGCGTCGCGCGAGGTATCCGCGTCGGAGGTGATCGCCGCCCATATCGATCGCATCGAACAGGTCAATCCGCAGATCAACGCGATGACCGAAACGTTCTTCGACCAGGCCGTGCATGCAGCCAAGCGATTGGACGACGAGCCTTCCCTCTTCGAAGGCCAACCGCTGCGTGGCGTGCCGATCTCGATCAAAGAGTGCTTTCTGGTCGCTGGCGGCAAGTCAACGCTTGGTATGACCTCGCCGGCCATCGTTCACGAAGAAGATGGCCCACAGGTCGCGCGGCTTCGCGACGCTGGCGGCGTCATCATGGGAATGACCAACGTTCCGCAGTTGATGGTCATTCACGAGACACGCAACCCGGTCTACGGCACGACTAACAATCCATGGAATTTGGATCGTAGCGTCGGCGGCAGCAGCGGCGGCGAGGCAGCCATCCTGGCCGCTGGCGGTACGGCTCTGGGTCTGGGCAGCGATCTGGGGGGAAGCATTCGCTTGCCCAGTCATTTCTGCGGCGTGGCCGGATTGAAGCCAACCTCTCGGCGGCTGCTGCGAAGCGGAGCCGTCGAGAACCTGCACGGCATGGCTTGGCTCGAATATCAGCCTGGCCCCATGGCCCGTCACGTAGCCGACCTGCGTCTGGCGATGCAGGTCCTTTCGCGAAACGAGCCGCAAAGCACGTGGAATGATGCCGAAGTGTCGCCGCTTGGTTTTGACGCGCAGACCTCGACCGACGTCAGTTCACTGCGAATCGGCGTTTATGCCGACGACGGTTTCTTTTCTCCCTGCCCCGCGGTGAAACGAGCGATCGCCGATGGCATTGAAGGACTGCAAGCTCGCGGAGCGACGATCGTCGAGCTAGAACCACCCAAGACGCTGGAACTGTTGAAGTCTTACTTCGCGATTGCCAGCGCCGACGGCGGCCGTGACTTTCGCCGCATGCTCAAGGGAAGCAAGCTCGACCCCGAAGTCGCGCGTCTCGTTCGGCTGGCAGCATTGCCTCGTTGGACGCGGCCGTTGATTGCCATGCTGGTATTGGCTCCGTTTGGCAAACGGAAGATGTCGTCACTCTTCCAGGCATCGGGACCTCGCTCGGCCGATTCGTTGTGGCAAGTTACCTACCAGGCGGCACAACAGGTCCACCAGGTCTTCCAGGCCTGGGACCAGGCCAACGTCGACGTCGTCCTGTGTCCCGTGCATGCCACACCGGCTCTCAAGCCGAGTTGTGCGGTCGATATGATTCCGGCAGCCAGCTATAGCATCCTGATGAATCTGCTTGGGGTCCCCTGCGGCAGCGTGCCGGCCACGCGCGTTCGTCTCGGAGAAACGTCCGATCGAACAGGCAAGCTCGACGCCAGCGAACGCCTGGCCGCCAAGATCGAAGAAGGAAGCGCCGGATTACCGGTCGGCGTTCAAGTGGCCGGACGGTTCTGGCGCGAAGATCAGGTTCTCGACGTGATGGAAGTACTGGAGTCGCACTATAGAACGCTTCCGATCTACCCCGACATCGTCGATCTTCCCAAAGTGGGCAAGAAGTAG
- a CDS encoding DEAD/DEAH box helicase: MALGIGLELGDWIEESTETKAAFAELAVLEDLFEGVDAQPRPYQVRIATKTIQALVSAHADPFDEFAGSNASVLIESPTGSGKTVMGLAIAQWMQKHFGLSIGWVSMRRNLLSQAQAENIARGFDVKLELISMFDKNPPKVDMLIVDEAQHDAAMSMANLHCTIRPQYILGLTATPFRGDRVKLCFDHVIRDAGIHQLIQDGYLSEYHHYTIPEYTPGAVAETYASDIQRWGKSIVFFHRHDQCVECQEELTLRGIRSEIVTAKSDRDRQLADFVSGKLQVLINMNILTEGFDCPDLKTVFCRPSSKACTIQMCGRVFRKHVSHPFKQVVQCQQTPHPILKTAAANEQYVWAGDQWNSLKMNRQIEAISQRSRRLIAGTQVRLPKLVAALKETRPMWEQRRNRF, from the coding sequence ATGGCTTTGGGAATTGGCCTGGAACTGGGTGATTGGATCGAAGAATCAACCGAAACGAAAGCCGCGTTCGCGGAACTTGCCGTGCTGGAAGATTTGTTCGAGGGTGTCGATGCTCAGCCGCGTCCGTACCAGGTACGCATCGCGACGAAAACTATTCAAGCACTCGTCAGTGCACACGCGGATCCGTTTGATGAATTCGCGGGGTCGAACGCCTCGGTCCTGATCGAAAGTCCTACGGGTAGCGGGAAGACGGTCATGGGCCTGGCAATTGCCCAGTGGATGCAAAAGCACTTCGGTCTTTCGATCGGTTGGGTTTCGATGCGACGTAATCTTCTGTCGCAAGCCCAGGCTGAGAACATCGCTCGCGGCTTCGACGTGAAGCTGGAACTGATCTCGATGTTCGACAAGAATCCGCCGAAGGTCGACATGCTGATCGTCGACGAAGCTCAGCACGATGCGGCGATGAGCATGGCCAACCTGCACTGCACCATTCGCCCGCAGTATATCCTCGGTCTGACGGCTACGCCGTTTCGGGGCGATCGCGTCAAGCTGTGCTTCGATCATGTCATTCGCGACGCAGGCATCCATCAACTGATTCAAGATGGCTACCTCAGCGAGTACCACCACTACACCATTCCTGAATATACCCCGGGAGCCGTCGCGGAAACCTACGCGTCGGACATCCAGCGGTGGGGGAAGTCGATCGTCTTCTTCCACCGCCACGACCAATGCGTCGAATGCCAGGAAGAGCTGACGCTCCGCGGCATTCGCAGTGAGATCGTCACCGCCAAGAGTGACCGCGATCGGCAGCTGGCCGACTTCGTCTCAGGCAAGTTGCAGGTGCTGATCAACATGAACATCTTGACCGAAGGGTTCGACTGCCCTGATTTGAAGACGGTGTTCTGTCGACCTTCGAGCAAGGCCTGCACGATTCAAATGTGCGGGCGAGTCTTCCGAAAGCACGTGAGTCACCCCTTCAAGCAAGTGGTGCAGTGCCAACAAACGCCGCATCCGATTCTGAAAACGGCCGCGGCCAACGAGCAGTACGTGTGGGCCGGCGATCAGTGGAACAGCCTCAAGATGAACCGCCAGATCGAAGCGATCAGCCAGCGATCGCGAAGGCTGATCGCCGGCACCCAGGTACGTTTACCGAAGCTGGTCGCGGCTCTCAAGGAAACGCGGCCGATGTGGGAGCAGCGGCGGAACCGGTTTTAA